A genomic region of Papaver somniferum cultivar HN1 chromosome 7, ASM357369v1, whole genome shotgun sequence contains the following coding sequences:
- the LOC113294220 gene encoding probable mediator of RNA polymerase II transcription subunit 37e, with product MVSLSFWNFEETMLGQGFSLQKSHFSFMDQWYDEVGHLLQDLVLVDVTPLSLGVRKSGGVMDLLLPRNTTIPTSMEKVYTTKFDNQSSVLIQVYEGERTKSVNNNLLGEFVLDDIPPAPRGVPHLTVSFDMDADGILNVSAKDKESGNTNMIEIASNKGRLSADEIQRLIQEAETFKLEDEKHVKKVKAMNSFEDYAHNNQHEGDESDDRKMWMEADAE from the exons ATGGTCAGTTTATCATTTTGGAACTTTGAAGAGACTATGTTAGGTCAAGGGTTCAGCCTTCAAAAAAgtcatttttcttttatggacCAGTGGTATGACGAAGTTGGCCACTTG TTGCAGGACTTGGTGTTAGTGGATGTGACACCTCTCTCTCTTGGTGTTCGGAAAAGTGGAGGTGTTATGGATTTGTTGCTCCCAAGAAACACAACCATTCCCACCAGTATGGAAAAGGTTTACACTACCAAGTTTGATAATCAATCAAGTGTGTTGATTCAGGTGTATGAGGGTGAGAGAACTAAAAGCGTCAACAATAACTTGTTGGGTGAGTTTGTGTTAGATGATATTCCACCAGCACCTCGTGGTGTTCCTCATTTGACAGTAAGCTTTGATATGGACGCAGACGGTATATTGAATGTGTCAGCCAAGGACAAGGAATCAGGGAACACAAATATGATCGAAATTGCAAGTAACAAGGGGAGGTTGTCAGCGGATGAGATTCAGAGATTGATCCAAGAGGCAGAGACTTTCAAATTAGAAGATGAAAAACACGTCAAGAAGGTGAAGGCTATGAATTCCTTTGAAGATTACGCACACAACAATCAACATGaaggagatgaatcagatgataGGAAAATGTGGATGGAAGCTGACGCCGAATGA
- the LOC113294221 gene encoding 60S acidic ribosomal protein P2-like, whose protein sequence is MKVVAAYLLAVLGGNKEPTAEDIKDILGSVGAADDADEKIQLLLSQVQGKDLTELIARGREKFASVCGGGASMAVGASVGGTSDNGGAAEQKKEEKVEEKVEEELDEEMGFSLFDDDEGY, encoded by the coding sequence ATGAAGGTTGTTGCTGCATACTTGCTAGCAGTGTTGGGAGGTAACAAAGAACCAACTGCTGAAGATATTAAGGACATCTTAGGTTCTGTTGGTGCTGCTGATGATGCCGATGAAAAGATTCAACTTCTTCTTTCTCAAGTTCAAGGTAAAGATTTGACTGAGCTTATTGCACGTGGAAGGGAGAAATTCGCTTcagtttgtggtggtggtgcttCTATGGCAGTTGGTGCCTCAGTTGGCGGTACGTCTGACAATGGAGGTGCAGCCGagcagaagaaagaagagaaggtgGAAGAGAAAGTGGAGGAAGAGCTTGATGAAGAGATGGGTTTCAGTCTCTTTGATGATGACGAAGGATATTAA